The Aedes aegypti strain LVP_AGWG chromosome 3, AaegL5.0 Primary Assembly, whole genome shotgun sequence genome contains a region encoding:
- the LOC5572087 gene encoding zinc finger protein OZF, whose protein sequence is MSAKSFNNYTFSPRDLMANICNFCGSTKPNVDGLLQTDLNLDSTFLEMAATHFWFSEDELKSFCICHLCREKLLAFHQFYCQVQMLYAPKADIKVENIPNKTDENDIEVEPLNIKTEVDSSGEDGKVGQPDMDEVQDDRPPHLLIKNKDIRLFCDMKCPFCSEQFDTFDLLRVHCRLVHKQKSYVTCCNSQFSIYSKLQEHILAHIDPNCFRCKLCDSNLRSMRNLIRHQNTVHPNDGEKTYDCELCTEKFSARYLLNDHITIIHSSDKKFECPHCLKRFINSKQVTYHIRYKHTNGEQLKCEVCSKVCTGKSNLERHRSLHSSTRVNCPICERSLKNEWTLQKHLKSHREATMNIKCSFCDKSSPNLHALRQHVKAAHTEQKRRYQCPSCDKTFNRTFCLKVHMTVHTGELPYSCDVCAKPFRTAANLYGHRKVHHPEEFRKQKVQKLMPVKEEVLTE, encoded by the exons ATGTCGGCAAAGAGCTTCAATAATTACACATTCAGTC CACGCGACTTAATGGCAAACATTTGCAATTTTTGCGGAAGCACTAAACCAAACGTCGATGGACTTCTGCAAACTGATTTGAATTTAGATTCAACTTTCTTAGAAATGGCAGCAACACATTTCTGGTTTTCG GAAGATGAGCTTAAATCTTTCTGCATATGCCACTTGTGTAGAGAAAAATTGCTTGCTTTCCATCAGTTTTACTGTCAAGTACAGATGCTGTATGCTCCCAAAGCGGACATAAAAGTGGAAAACATCCCcaataaaactgatgaaaacgACATTGAGGTTGAGCCTCTGAATATCAAAACGGAAGTGGATAGTTCAGGCGAAGATGGAAAAGTTGGTCAACCAGACATGGACGAGGTCCAAGACGATCGACCACCTCACctattgatcaaaaacaaagaCATACGGCTATTCTGCGATATGAAATGCCCTTTCTGCTCGGAGCAGTTTGATACATTCGACCTTCTCAGAGTTCACTGCCGCCTAGTCCATAAGCAGAAGAGTTACGTGACATGTTGCAACAGCCAGTTCAGTATTTACAGCAAACTTCAGGAGCACATTCTTGCTCATATAGATCCGAACTGTTTTCGCTGTAAACTTTGTGACTCAAATTTGAGATCAATGAGAAATCTAATCCGCCATCAGAACACAGTTCATCCAAACGATGGCGAAAAAACTTACGACTGCGAGTTGTGTACGGAAAAGTTCTCCGCTCGGTACTTGCTGAATGATCATATTACTATCATTCATTCAAGCGACAAAAAATTCGAGTGCCCACACTGTTTGAAACGGTTTATTAATTCCAAACAGGTTACGTATCACATCCGATATAAGCACACAAACGGAGAGCAACTGAAATGCGAAGTATGCTCCAAGGTGTGCACGGGTAAATCGAATTTGGAGAGACACCGGTCTTTACATTCGAGTACCAGGGTGAACTGTCCGATATGCGAGAGATCGTTGAAGAACGAATGGACCTTGCAGAAGCATCTCAAAAGCCACCGGGAAGCAACGATGAACATCAAATGTAGTTTCTGCGATAAAAGCTCGCCGAACCTACACGCATTGAGGCAACATGTCAAGGCGGCACACACCGAACAGAAGCGACGCTACCAGTGCCCATCATGTGATAAAACATTCAATCGGACGTTTTGTCTGAAGGTACACATGACTGTTCACACGGGAGAATTGCCGTACTCTTGTGATGTCTGCGCCAAGCCGTTCAGAACTGCGGCCAACCTTTATGGTCATCGGAAGGTACATCATCCGGAAGAATTCAGGAAGCAAAAGGTGCAAAAGTTGATGCCTGTGAAGGAAGAAGTGTTGACGGAATAA